Proteins encoded together in one Corynebacterium liangguodongii window:
- the dapA gene encoding 4-hydroxy-tetrahydrodipicolinate synthase, whose amino-acid sequence MGISNKASTGAEVFGTVSVAMVTPFDSHGELDLDAGRKLAAHLVDHGIDSLVLAGTTGESPTTTPDEKMALLRAVKDEVGDRAKIVAGAGSYDTRKSIELAELSRAAGADALLVVTPYYSKPSQAGLIAHFSAVAEATDLPICLYDIPGRSGIPIEPETIRELAKLPTVMGLKDAKGNFFQAAPLIQETGLAWYSGDDPLNVPWLSVGATGVISVVGHAAPQLLRELITSFEEGDLARTREINANTIDVLARQQAILGGATFSKAALRLQGIDVGDPRLPVVAATPEQVEDLRADMEKAGVL is encoded by the coding sequence ATGGGCATTTCGAACAAAGCTAGCACCGGTGCGGAGGTTTTCGGCACCGTCAGCGTCGCCATGGTCACGCCGTTTGATTCTCACGGTGAGCTCGATCTCGACGCCGGGCGAAAGTTGGCTGCCCACCTGGTCGATCACGGTATCGACTCGCTCGTTCTCGCGGGCACGACCGGCGAGTCCCCCACAACGACGCCGGATGAGAAGATGGCGCTGCTGCGCGCGGTGAAGGACGAGGTGGGCGATCGTGCGAAGATCGTCGCCGGGGCGGGTTCTTACGACACACGCAAGTCCATCGAGCTCGCCGAGCTCTCCCGCGCTGCCGGGGCCGACGCCCTGCTCGTGGTCACCCCGTACTACTCCAAGCCGTCCCAGGCCGGCCTCATCGCGCACTTTAGCGCCGTGGCCGAGGCTACGGACCTGCCGATCTGCCTCTACGACATCCCGGGCCGCTCCGGCATCCCGATTGAGCCGGAGACGATCCGTGAGCTGGCGAAGCTCCCGACGGTGATGGGCCTGAAGGACGCGAAGGGAAACTTCTTCCAGGCGGCGCCCCTGATTCAGGAAACCGGGTTGGCCTGGTACTCTGGGGACGATCCGCTCAACGTGCCCTGGCTGTCCGTCGGTGCCACCGGTGTCATCTCGGTGGTGGGACACGCCGCGCCACAGTTGCTGCGAGAACTTATCACAAGCTTCGAGGAAGGCGACCTCGCCCGCACGCGGGAAATCAACGCCAACACCATCGACGTGCTGGCTCGCCAGCAGGCAATCCTCGGTGGTGCGACATTTTCAAAGGCAGCCCTGCGCCTGCAGGGCATTGACGTGGGAGATCCCCGCTTGCCCGTGGTCGCAGCGACCCCGGAGCAGGTGGAGGACCTCCGCGCAGACATGGAAAAGGCTGGAGTCCTCTAA